Proteins encoded by one window of Thermococcus sp. JdF3:
- a CDS encoding tRNA (cytidine(56)-2'-O)-methyltransferase: protein MITVLRLGHRPERDKRITTHVALTARAFGADKIIIAAEEDEHVRESVEDVVRRWGGPFEITFDPSWKKILREWKKQGGVIVHLTMYGVHIDDAMPGIRSELKDGRDVLVVVGAEKVPREVYEMADYNVGVGNQPHSEVAALAVFLDRLLEGEGLRKEFQNARLKIIPQERGKRIIELE from the coding sequence ATGATAACCGTCCTTCGCCTTGGACACAGACCCGAGAGGGATAAGAGGATAACGACCCACGTGGCCCTGACGGCGAGGGCCTTCGGGGCGGATAAAATAATCATCGCCGCCGAGGAAGACGAGCATGTGAGGGAGAGCGTCGAGGACGTTGTTCGGAGATGGGGAGGACCCTTTGAGATAACCTTTGACCCCAGCTGGAAGAAGATTCTGAGGGAATGGAAGAAACAGGGAGGCGTGATAGTCCACCTCACGATGTACGGGGTTCACATCGACGATGCCATGCCAGGAATCAGGAGCGAGCTGAAGGATGGCAGGGACGTGCTCGTCGTCGTCGGCGCCGAGAAGGTGCCCAGGGAGGTCTACGAGATGGCAGACTACAACGTCGGCGTGGGGAACCAGCCGCACAGCGAGGTCGCCGCTCTGGCAGTCTTCCTGGACAGGCTCCTGGAAGGAGAGGGGCTGAGGAAGGAGTTCCAGAACGCCAGGCTGAAGATAATCCCCCAGGAGAGGGGAAAGAGGATCATCGAGCTTGAGTGA
- a CDS encoding S-adenosyl-l-methionine hydroxide adenosyltransferase family protein gives MITLTTDFGLKGPYVGEMKVAMLRVNPDARIVDVTHAVTRHSIIEGSFVMEQVVKYSPEGTVHVGVIDPGVGTERRAVIIEGDQWLVVPDNGLATLPLNHVNARRAWAIDFERIRRFTGWRISSTFHGRDVFGPAGALIERGVSPEEFAEEIPLDSLIRLDVEPRKEGGAWLLKVIYIDDFGNVILNLENYGRPKAVELPDFGLSIPYLDAYGYVKPGELLALPGSHDYLEIAVNQGSAAERLGLKVGDEVRVKLIGGD, from the coding sequence ATGATAACGCTGACGACGGACTTCGGGCTTAAGGGGCCTTACGTCGGCGAGATGAAGGTGGCAATGCTGAGGGTCAACCCCGACGCGAGGATCGTCGATGTGACGCATGCTGTTACACGACACTCCATCATCGAGGGCTCCTTCGTCATGGAGCAGGTGGTCAAGTATTCCCCGGAGGGAACGGTTCATGTCGGCGTCATTGACCCAGGCGTCGGGACCGAGAGGAGGGCGGTAATAATCGAAGGCGACCAGTGGCTGGTCGTTCCCGACAACGGTTTAGCCACGCTCCCGCTCAACCACGTAAACGCCAGAAGGGCCTGGGCCATAGATTTCGAGAGGATAAGGCGCTTCACCGGCTGGAGGATAAGCTCGACCTTCCACGGGAGGGACGTTTTCGGTCCAGCGGGTGCGTTAATCGAGAGGGGCGTTTCTCCGGAAGAGTTCGCGGAGGAGATTCCTCTCGACTCGCTGATTAGGCTCGACGTCGAGCCGAGGAAGGAGGGCGGGGCATGGCTCCTGAAGGTGATTTACATCGACGACTTCGGCAACGTTATCCTTAATTTGGAAAACTACGGAAGGCCAAAGGCCGTTGAACTTCCGGATTTCGGCTTGAGTATCCCCTACCTCGACGCCTACGGCTACGTAAAGCCCGGAGAGCTTTTGGCCCTACCCGGAAGCCACGACTACCTCGAGATAGCCGTCAATCAGGGGAGCGCGGCGGAAAGGCTTGGCCTCAAGGTCGGGGATGAGGTGAGAGTGAAGTTGATTGGAGGTGATTGA
- a CDS encoding transglutaminase-like domain-containing protein has product MKMRKAILVPLLILIVVVSGCLFKPPAEVRFSVDRTVVTPDGTLHVIVFVNNTGKVGLTGATLVLGDDSFQILQEPKFPDVLPVGQSVQLVWILKAPAIPGYYNLKLSLELTDELKRTWTGFYGQFRVFVSRGAAPSDEIGLGISGPETLHGGETSTITVTIKNKLEAPIDLLDIRLDLLDGMKVMSADALPESINENGKITLRYTVKAPYAYRKGYISAMLRYKIGGSEKSVIESVPLEVTWTPWNADSGTLRDAYELKYHWITDGYLVDGYWSERYNSTPSFNRAELRNLALRIIGNASSEPAAARAIYDWMMRTYSFGDTTSTLEPEKILLQDRLSYAEGQILTTAMLRSIDIPARIVTLYNGTDCTRRPVTEFYTADGWYIVDIEHGFIGSLEEYLASPYFPRLYQIITENGYRMVAQSPTELSGHEHVDVTGDFIANLEDRLISVVSGRLKPELRSKLMMLVNNLNENERLYALFILSSAPSDDELNLVVEKYSVGKMEQSIKAMYEFYRDMEWSDDFTRYWKLFAGDVG; this is encoded by the coding sequence ATGAAAATGAGAAAAGCCATCCTGGTTCCTCTCCTCATTCTCATAGTGGTGGTCTCGGGATGCCTCTTCAAGCCGCCGGCGGAGGTTAGGTTCTCGGTTGACAGAACGGTCGTCACGCCCGACGGAACGCTACACGTCATCGTCTTCGTGAACAACACGGGCAAGGTCGGATTGACGGGGGCAACCCTCGTCCTGGGCGACGACAGCTTCCAGATACTCCAGGAACCAAAGTTCCCGGACGTTCTGCCCGTGGGCCAGTCCGTTCAGCTGGTCTGGATACTCAAGGCCCCTGCCATACCCGGTTACTACAACCTCAAGCTCTCCCTTGAGCTGACCGATGAGCTTAAGCGAACCTGGACGGGCTTCTATGGTCAGTTCAGGGTGTTCGTTTCCAGGGGGGCGGCACCCTCGGACGAGATAGGGCTGGGGATAAGCGGACCCGAGACCCTCCATGGCGGTGAGACTTCCACGATAACGGTCACAATAAAGAACAAGCTGGAGGCTCCGATCGACCTGCTGGACATCCGGCTCGACCTCCTCGATGGAATGAAGGTGATGAGCGCAGACGCGCTTCCGGAGAGCATCAATGAGAACGGGAAGATAACCCTCAGGTACACCGTGAAGGCTCCGTACGCATACCGGAAGGGATACATCTCGGCGATGCTCCGGTACAAAATAGGCGGCTCCGAGAAGAGCGTCATCGAAAGCGTACCCCTGGAGGTGACCTGGACGCCCTGGAACGCGGACAGCGGGACGCTTAGGGACGCATATGAACTCAAATATCACTGGATAACCGATGGGTACCTCGTTGACGGCTACTGGTCCGAGCGCTACAACTCAACGCCCTCCTTCAACAGGGCAGAGCTCAGGAATCTCGCCCTCAGGATAATCGGGAACGCCAGTTCCGAGCCAGCCGCTGCGAGGGCCATTTATGACTGGATGATGCGCACCTACTCCTTCGGGGACACGACCTCCACCCTTGAGCCGGAGAAGATACTCCTTCAGGACAGGCTGAGCTACGCGGAGGGCCAGATACTCACGACTGCAATGCTGCGCTCCATAGACATCCCCGCGAGGATCGTAACGCTCTACAACGGGACGGACTGCACACGGAGGCCCGTGACGGAGTTCTACACCGCGGACGGCTGGTACATCGTGGACATCGAGCACGGCTTCATAGGCTCCCTCGAGGAGTACCTGGCCAGCCCGTACTTCCCCAGACTGTACCAGATAATAACCGAGAACGGCTACAGGATGGTGGCTCAGAGCCCGACGGAGCTCAGCGGTCATGAGCACGTTGACGTTACGGGGGACTTCATTGCGAACCTCGAGGACAGGCTCATAAGCGTTGTGAGCGGAAGGCTGAAGCCGGAGCTGCGCTCGAAGCTGATGATGCTGGTCAACAACCTCAACGAAAATGAGAGGCTTTACGCGCTCTTCATCCTCTCGTCTGCCCCCAGCGACGATGAGTTGAACCTGGTGGTGGAGAAATACAGTGTTGGCAAGATGGAGCAAAGCATAAAAGCCATGTACGAGTTTTACAGGGACATGGAGTGGAGCGACGATTTCACGCGCTACTGGAAACTATTCGCGGGTGATGTGGGATGA
- a CDS encoding DUF2341 domain-containing protein, translating to MLTRIRTASTALVLIIILGTFGLAVPGINISAQEIGAGSNYLVSPVREGRYALWTTNGRYNPYNPLGDVVHVELILGGDLPEGSEVTVVLYNSSGQRISDGTFVVPQGGLPGGTAFNVSVSQVPSSWVDVSKTRVVVLSRDYAYDAGKPIFVDLQKVGLGTYDEKYSQIMIITGSNVPLNWYTIPVGLGISDPNFNWDTVYFTNASGDCLYYWMESQEVSSQGSSAWFWLNVTNIPANSRTEIYINYGGSGNPCVDHNDPDKVFLLYDDFNDISNWNSWGGVSPPSNGVLSLYPGQWIWTKRQFPAPYHVEAVVSLGPDNMTTPYDVIPFVDIQIALGSFFLPWILPSGEGHGEGIGNAYWFTRIPLNGEARFNVNSQRLDKNSVSWNYGISGSRYTVGRWSFIDMFSLGDAIAVYQNGNSMAYYNVPPGQYGSVGFGQYSGGPLLIDYLFVRKYVNPEPTWDLGNFYYHITFNPQPPQATPSITVSSPKSVNIASLPTIPPELPSQQISQKTLSVTPYFNDKWNLVGLNLTSARIERYEQNLLEKRIRELVTPPRGGS from the coding sequence ATGCTGACAAGGATCAGAACGGCTTCAACTGCGCTGGTTTTAATCATAATTCTCGGAACGTTTGGATTAGCCGTGCCCGGGATTAACATCAGCGCTCAGGAGATTGGGGCTGGCTCAAACTACCTCGTGAGTCCTGTCCGTGAGGGAAGGTACGCCCTCTGGACCACTAACGGGAGGTACAATCCCTATAACCCGCTGGGTGATGTGGTACATGTGGAGTTGATTCTTGGGGGGGACCTGCCAGAGGGCTCTGAAGTTACGGTTGTGCTGTATAATTCCTCCGGCCAGCGTATTTCTGATGGTACGTTTGTTGTGCCGCAGGGGGGTCTTCCCGGGGGAACTGCATTTAACGTCAGCGTATCACAGGTGCCCTCCTCCTGGGTTGATGTGTCAAAAACCAGAGTGGTTGTGCTCTCAAGGGATTATGCCTACGATGCGGGTAAACCAATCTTTGTGGATCTTCAAAAGGTTGGATTGGGTACCTATGACGAAAAATATTCCCAGATCATGATTATAACTGGAAGCAATGTTCCGCTGAATTGGTATACGATTCCTGTTGGGCTCGGGATTTCAGATCCCAACTTCAACTGGGACACTGTCTATTTCACTAATGCCTCGGGAGATTGTTTGTATTACTGGATGGAGAGTCAGGAGGTTAGTTCGCAAGGCTCATCGGCGTGGTTCTGGCTGAATGTGACCAACATTCCTGCTAATTCCCGGACGGAGATATACATCAACTACGGCGGCTCCGGAAACCCGTGCGTTGATCACAACGATCCAGACAAAGTTTTCCTGCTTTACGATGACTTTAACGACATCTCCAATTGGAATTCCTGGGGTGGTGTTTCCCCTCCTTCAAACGGCGTTCTGTCACTCTATCCTGGGCAGTGGATCTGGACAAAGCGTCAATTCCCTGCACCATACCATGTCGAAGCTGTAGTCTCTCTGGGGCCGGATAATATGACAACTCCCTATGATGTTATTCCGTTTGTAGACATTCAGATTGCCCTGGGTTCTTTTTTCCTTCCATGGATACTGCCGTCTGGAGAAGGGCACGGTGAGGGAATTGGTAACGCTTACTGGTTCACTCGGATTCCTCTGAACGGGGAGGCTCGGTTCAACGTCAACTCCCAGCGGCTGGATAAAAACAGTGTGTCCTGGAACTACGGAATTTCCGGTTCACGGTACACTGTGGGGCGGTGGAGTTTTATTGATATGTTCTCCCTCGGGGATGCCATTGCCGTTTATCAGAACGGGAATTCAATGGCCTATTACAACGTTCCCCCTGGCCAGTATGGTTCGGTTGGATTTGGCCAGTATAGCGGGGGCCCCCTGTTGATTGATTACCTCTTCGTTAGGAAGTACGTTAATCCAGAGCCCACATGGGATCTGGGGAATTTCTACTATCACATTACCTTTAACCCCCAACCTCCCCAAGCAACACCTTCCATAACAGTCTCCAGCCCGAAATCTGTTAACATTGCCTCTCTCCCCACGATCCCCCCTGAATTGCCTTCCCAGCAGATTTCACAGAAAACCCTTTCCGTAACTCCCTATTTCAATGACAAATGGAATTTGGTGGGGCTCAATTTAACATCCGCCAGGATTGAAAGATACGAACAAAATTTGCTTGAAAAAAGAATTCGAGAGCTGGTCACTCCACCACGGGGTGGTTCTTAG
- the pfdA gene encoding prefoldin subunit alpha, whose protein sequence is MAEMNEQLERLAYEYQLLQAQAQLLAQNLELLTLGRNEFQAVKETLEELKKVEEGKPEILVPIGAGSFLKAHIDDKENAIVSVGAGYAIEKNLDDAIAYLDARIREYDEAIAKTQEALRKLEGQLGELAQKAQELQQRQAMSFSVRK, encoded by the coding sequence ATGGCCGAGATGAACGAGCAGCTTGAAAGGCTCGCTTACGAGTACCAGCTCCTTCAGGCCCAGGCGCAGCTCCTGGCCCAGAACCTTGAACTGCTCACCCTGGGGAGGAACGAGTTCCAGGCGGTTAAGGAAACGCTGGAGGAACTCAAGAAGGTCGAAGAGGGGAAGCCGGAGATCCTGGTGCCGATTGGCGCGGGCTCCTTCCTGAAAGCCCACATAGACGACAAGGAGAACGCGATAGTCAGCGTCGGAGCCGGCTACGCCATCGAGAAGAACCTCGACGACGCGATAGCGTATCTGGACGCGCGCATCAGGGAGTACGACGAGGCGATAGCCAAGACCCAGGAGGCCCTCAGAAAGCTGGAGGGGCAGCTGGGAGAGCTCGCCCAGAAGGCGCAGGAGCTTCAGCAGAGGCAGGCCATGAGCTTCAGCGTAAGGAAGTGA
- a CDS encoding GNAT family N-acetyltransferase, whose amino-acid sequence MAVRRELRGKGIGTKLLEFVEGWARGRGFDLLVVKSSGDLTYKPYDATRRFYERNEFVRIALIDPYPGWGEPALVYVKCLKRK is encoded by the coding sequence ATGGCCGTTAGGCGGGAGCTGAGGGGTAAGGGGATAGGTACGAAACTGCTCGAGTTCGTTGAGGGGTGGGCGAGGGGGAGGGGCTTCGATCTTCTCGTCGTCAAGAGCTCGGGCGATTTGACCTACAAACCCTACGACGCGACGAGGCGCTTCTACGAGAGGAATGAATTTGTGAGAATAGCGCTGATAGACCCGTATCCGGGGTGGGGCGAGCCGGCGCTGGTTTACGTGAAATGCCTGAAGAGGAAGTAG
- a CDS encoding MFS transporter — protein sequence MRWSEIPKDAKAYMLYHTLIAPGLIVWILFPLYLLETGYSVLEVGAFFTAVNIISIPLTYLFGRLFNRWDIKKGLIVIDILDGIAYVLYGLARGAVAPLVLFAGRTIEKLSTVLYPLYRAYEQIIYPADKYEEIFAWHLRLPEVARLITFPILGYVFGYLYPGAESYRWAFIFFGLFSAVTVAYIWLFLPSVGKEERISAEGFTFKVGEFKVLLAFEALLTLAWALAPEIVLINYVVFVLHKTVFEVTLIACASSLASIIGTYASERVPKGRGFQVIGVGMFINAVYALVMALSPPFWLALIVYAVGDFGNTLWFPFYRSWQFSLIPKERASEFHAAISSYNRLIGLVTPFIAGALASVHATLPYAASLAMFLLAGAMFWWLAGKGIYSGGSS from the coding sequence ATGCGCTGGAGTGAGATTCCGAAGGATGCCAAAGCGTACATGCTCTACCACACGCTCATCGCTCCCGGCCTGATAGTCTGGATACTCTTCCCGCTCTACCTCCTGGAGACGGGCTACTCCGTCCTTGAAGTCGGGGCGTTCTTTACCGCTGTGAACATCATCTCGATTCCCCTTACCTATCTCTTCGGGAGGCTCTTCAACCGCTGGGACATCAAGAAGGGGCTGATTGTAATAGACATCCTAGACGGCATCGCCTACGTCCTCTACGGTCTCGCCAGAGGTGCCGTAGCCCCGCTTGTGCTCTTCGCAGGGAGGACGATAGAGAAGCTCTCAACCGTGCTCTACCCCCTCTACCGTGCCTACGAGCAGATAATCTATCCCGCGGATAAGTACGAGGAGATATTCGCCTGGCATCTCCGTTTGCCGGAGGTGGCGAGGCTGATAACCTTTCCCATCCTCGGCTACGTCTTCGGCTACCTCTACCCCGGCGCGGAGAGCTACCGCTGGGCCTTCATCTTCTTCGGTCTGTTCTCGGCCGTTACGGTGGCATACATCTGGCTCTTCCTGCCTTCGGTCGGCAAAGAGGAGCGCATCAGCGCGGAGGGCTTCACCTTCAAGGTCGGGGAGTTTAAGGTCCTTCTCGCCTTCGAGGCCTTACTAACTCTCGCCTGGGCGCTCGCCCCCGAGATAGTGCTCATCAACTACGTCGTTTTCGTGCTCCATAAGACGGTCTTCGAGGTGACGCTCATAGCCTGCGCGAGCAGTCTCGCTTCGATAATCGGCACCTACGCCAGCGAGAGGGTTCCAAAGGGGAGGGGCTTTCAGGTGATTGGGGTAGGGATGTTCATCAACGCCGTCTATGCCCTCGTCATGGCGCTCTCACCGCCCTTCTGGCTGGCGCTGATTGTCTACGCGGTGGGAGACTTCGGGAACACCCTCTGGTTTCCCTTCTACCGCTCCTGGCAGTTCTCGCTGATTCCGAAGGAGCGAGCCAGCGAGTTCCACGCGGCAATATCGAGCTACAACAGGCTGATCGGCCTCGTCACGCCGTTCATCGCGGGTGCTTTAGCGAGCGTCCACGCAACTCTCCCGTACGCGGCGAGCTTAGCGATGTTCCTGCTGGCGGGGGCGATGTTCTGGTGGCTGGCGGGAAAAGGTATTTATTCCGGTGGGTCAAGTTAG
- a CDS encoding GNAT family N-acetyltransferase, with the protein MIRRARIEDGSILEEIHAGEPPWGDFKIYLRAIRNSGGDVFLYEDKGEIELLPFNGKAHIHVLWVREGCRGKGIGSKLLMFAEEWAKKQGLKGLSVIPEDGNAMQFYWKNGFKFKDWQVKGIKDVKGCDVEVETYHDGPPKFPNISAVYTSGLFLWNLHKKASRFRFADFTILLVDEGSYVNAVVYGRRLNKEIVEVIECLAGKIGKRLFLQVWMNDWKILEGEGFREIGKVEWMEKVFT; encoded by the coding sequence ATGATAAGAAGGGCAAGAATTGAGGATGGGAGTATTTTAGAAGAAATACATGCTGGAGAGCCTCCATGGGGCGATTTCAAGATTTACTTAAGAGCCATTAGGAACTCTGGTGGGGATGTATTTCTTTACGAAGATAAGGGAGAGATTGAACTGTTACCATTCAATGGGAAAGCACACATTCATGTTCTCTGGGTGCGGGAGGGGTGCAGGGGTAAGGGAATAGGCTCAAAGCTTTTGATGTTTGCCGAGGAATGGGCAAAGAAGCAAGGGCTGAAAGGACTAAGCGTCATCCCAGAAGACGGGAATGCAATGCAGTTTTATTGGAAAAACGGATTTAAATTTAAAGACTGGCAAGTGAAGGGCATAAAAGATGTTAAAGGATGCGACGTAGAAGTAGAGACATATCATGATGGCCCACCAAAGTTTCCAAATATTTCAGCCGTTTACACTTCAGGTCTTTTCCTTTGGAACCTCCACAAAAAAGCTTCCCGATTCAGATTTGCGGACTTTACAATACTTCTTGTTGATGAAGGAAGCTATGTAAATGCCGTTGTCTACGGAAGGAGACTCAACAAAGAGATTGTGGAAGTCATTGAGTGTCTTGCTGGAAAAATCGGAAAAAGATTATTCCTTCAGGTCTGGATGAACGATTGGAAGATTTTAGAGGGAGAAGGCTTTAGGGAAATCGGTAAGGTTGAATGGATGGAGAAGGTTTTCACTTAA
- a CDS encoding nicotinamide-nucleotide adenylyltransferase, translating into MVRRGLFVGRFQPVHNGHIKALEFVFSQVDEVIIGIGSAQASHTLKNPFTTSERMEMLIRALNETHLADKRYYLIPLPDINFNAIWATYVVSMVPHFDVVFTGNSLVAQLFREKGYEVIVQPMFRKDILSATEIRKRMVEGEPWEELVPRSVAEFIREIKGCERIKMLATNLEKNEKELQAPIRIPEF; encoded by the coding sequence ATGGTAAGGCGCGGACTCTTCGTCGGCCGGTTTCAGCCGGTTCACAACGGACACATAAAGGCCCTTGAGTTCGTTTTCTCGCAGGTTGATGAGGTGATAATCGGAATCGGAAGCGCGCAGGCGAGCCACACGCTCAAGAACCCCTTCACGACGAGCGAGAGGATGGAGATGCTGATAAGGGCGCTGAACGAGACGCACCTGGCGGACAAGCGCTACTACCTGATTCCGCTCCCGGACATCAACTTCAACGCCATCTGGGCGACCTACGTGGTGAGCATGGTGCCTCACTTCGATGTGGTTTTCACGGGCAACTCGCTCGTTGCACAGCTCTTCCGCGAGAAGGGCTATGAAGTGATAGTCCAGCCGATGTTCAGGAAGGACATCCTCTCGGCGACCGAGATACGGAAGCGTATGGTCGAGGGCGAGCCGTGGGAGGAACTCGTGCCGAGGAGCGTCGCCGAGTTCATCAGGGAGATAAAGGGCTGTGAAAGGATAAAGATGCTCGCCACGAACCTCGAAAAGAACGAGAAGGAGCTCCAGGCGCCGATTAGGATTCCTGAGTTTTAG
- the pgsA gene encoding archaetidylinositol phosphate synthase, with the protein MVLNNYRENVRGYLEAIVRPLARAGVTPNTITVLGLLISLAGAYFFYRGEQVIAALVLLFGSLIDALDGTLARLTGKTSRFGAFLDSTFDRISDGAVLFGIALGNLVDWRVAFIAFMGSYLVSYERCRAELAGSGRLAVGIAERAERLLIIIITALFGYVEYGVYAVAVLAWITVLQRLYAAYQRLRE; encoded by the coding sequence ATGGTGCTCAATAACTACCGCGAAAACGTCAGGGGTTACCTTGAAGCCATCGTCCGGCCCCTCGCGAGGGCGGGTGTTACGCCGAACACGATAACCGTCCTCGGCCTGCTGATAAGCCTCGCCGGCGCGTACTTCTTCTATCGAGGAGAGCAGGTCATAGCGGCCCTTGTTCTGCTCTTCGGCTCGCTTATAGATGCCCTCGACGGAACGCTCGCAAGACTCACAGGGAAGACGAGCCGCTTTGGAGCCTTCCTCGACTCCACCTTCGACAGGATAAGCGACGGAGCGGTTCTCTTCGGAATAGCCCTCGGAAACCTCGTGGACTGGCGCGTTGCGTTCATAGCTTTCATGGGGAGCTACCTGGTGAGCTACGAGCGGTGCAGAGCCGAGCTGGCAGGCTCCGGAAGGCTGGCCGTTGGAATAGCCGAGAGGGCGGAGCGGCTACTGATAATAATCATCACCGCACTCTTCGGCTACGTTGAGTACGGCGTCTACGCAGTTGCGGTTCTGGCGTGGATAACCGTTCTCCAGAGGCTTTACGCGGCCTACCAGAGGCTCAGGGAGTGA
- a CDS encoding TIGR02253 family HAD-type hydrolase — translation MLGAVFFDFVGTLITKEGENVTHQNIMREVLRKAGREDLDYVRLWEEYEAESSAMFKELAGKPYVKIRDVDTEAMRKVAEHYGFSVPDDFWEISIAMHERFGELFPDAVETIKALKDLGLHVGIITDSDNDYIEAHLKALGIYDLFDSITTSEDAGFYKPHEGPFRLALERADVEAGEALYVGDNPAKDCVGAKNVGMSSVLLDPNGTKRELWGNCDFMVSKLSEVVEIVKGLMEK, via the coding sequence ATGCTCGGGGCGGTCTTCTTCGATTTCGTGGGCACGCTCATAACGAAGGAGGGCGAAAACGTTACCCATCAGAACATCATGAGGGAGGTCCTCAGAAAGGCCGGGAGGGAAGACCTCGACTACGTGAGGCTCTGGGAGGAGTACGAGGCCGAAAGCTCCGCCATGTTCAAGGAGCTCGCCGGCAAGCCCTACGTCAAAATCCGGGACGTTGATACCGAGGCCATGCGGAAGGTGGCCGAGCACTACGGCTTTTCGGTTCCCGACGACTTCTGGGAGATAAGCATCGCCATGCACGAGCGCTTCGGAGAGCTCTTCCCCGATGCCGTGGAGACAATTAAGGCGCTCAAAGACCTCGGCCTCCACGTCGGAATCATAACAGACTCAGACAACGACTACATCGAGGCCCACCTTAAGGCCCTCGGAATCTACGACCTATTCGACTCCATAACAACCAGCGAGGATGCCGGCTTCTACAAGCCCCACGAGGGGCCCTTCAGGCTCGCGCTTGAAAGGGCCGACGTTGAAGCGGGCGAAGCCCTCTACGTCGGCGACAACCCCGCCAAAGACTGCGTTGGGGCGAAAAACGTTGGAATGTCCAGCGTCCTCCTCGACCCGAATGGGACAAAGAGAGAACTGTGGGGCAACTGCGACTTCATGGTTTCAAAGCTGAGCGAGGTCGTTGAAATCGTGAAGGGCCTGATGGAAAAATGA
- a CDS encoding GNAT family N-acetyltransferase — MEIVRLDEEHLPDFQELYIEFFKELRGKQGWRPDEEESYRKEAESYFRRGDVIFLAYEREPAGFIRLSSREGCFWIEELFVRPEFRGRSIGRVLVERAEEEVKEHDDALYLYVLPQDKDAVAFWKRLGYGTINTIELVKDLKPSGRTAFHAVELLGERFRIFRWKGEKFTEEERRFMELLDEFYRKGGTKEEFLRMMNRALKEWLK; from the coding sequence ATGGAGATAGTTCGCCTCGATGAGGAACACCTTCCGGATTTCCAGGAGCTCTACATCGAATTCTTCAAGGAGCTCAGGGGGAAGCAGGGCTGGAGGCCGGACGAGGAGGAAAGTTATAGGAAGGAAGCGGAGAGCTATTTCAGGCGTGGCGACGTTATCTTTCTCGCCTACGAAAGAGAACCAGCGGGCTTCATACGGCTCTCCTCGCGCGAGGGCTGCTTCTGGATTGAAGAGCTCTTCGTCAGGCCGGAGTTTCGGGGCAGGAGCATCGGGAGGGTACTCGTTGAGAGGGCTGAGGAGGAGGTGAAGGAGCACGACGACGCCCTCTACCTCTACGTTCTCCCCCAGGACAAGGACGCGGTAGCCTTCTGGAAGAGGCTTGGCTACGGCACGATAAACACCATCGAGCTCGTGAAGGACCTCAAGCCCTCGGGGCGCACGGCCTTTCACGCCGTCGAGCTTCTTGGCGAGAGGTTCAGAATCTTCCGCTGGAAGGGCGAGAAGTTCACGGAGGAAGAGAGGCGTTTCATGGAGCTGTTAGATGAGTTCTACAGAAAGGGAGGGACTAAAGAAGAATTCTTAAGGATGATGAACCGGGCATTAAAAGAGTGGCTTAAGTGA